The region TCCGCGCCGACATCCTCACCTGCCATGGACGAAACAGGAACAATCCTGCCTCGCGACTGCACCTGACCGTACTGGGCTGTTGTTTCGCTCAAAATCTGGTCGGCTGCAATCTTACCCTTGCCCGGTTTAAGATACACCGGTTCAATCCCGTCGGAAAGCCATTCAGGGTTCAAACCATGGGTTCTGTACAGCTTAATGAACCACTCCGCCGGAATGGAGCTTCTTCTTTTCGCATCAGAAATGCTTGACTGTCGAATATTCAAAATTTCGGCAAGCTGAACCTGAGTTCTTGTTCCGGTAGCCTTTTTGATTCTTTCCAAGCTTTCATCAAACCACTTTGACACGCCTACCTCCTGTGATAACAAAATATAAACAACTCAAAATTAATGTGCAATATGGCAACCTCATAAAGCAGATCGCTTACTTTGCATACAATCCTTTTTTTTAACATCAATGTAAAAGACTGCTAGCATGAAATTTATAAACAGGCAAAGCATTAAAGTACACGTAAATACAGCCGTAAATCACTGCAAAATAATAACGGCACACTTTCTATAATAGTAGTTTGAATAGTACAACTTCACTTTTAACGGCTATCATATTATGAACAACATCATTATAGACTGTGCAAAAGAGCAACGACTATTTTTATTTAACAAGACCGCTTTAAAAAAACTGGCTCCTTTATAAAAAACGTCTACCCGTTTCTAATTATCCCCTAGCGGAAGTATAAAATAAAAATTGTTACCTCCGTCTTGCGGTTCATAGCCGACTTCTCCACCATGCAGCTCAACCACCTGACGTACAAAGAACAATCCATGGCCGGAACCATATTCACTGCCTACATTTTCACTTCGGAAGCCGGGCTGAAAAAGCTTGCTGCGATTTTCTTCCGGAAGATGAGGACCGGTAGTAAAAACATTCAACTTCAGTCCGTCCCACCCGTTTTTAAAATAATCTTTTACAACTTCCCATCCGTAAGCAGTGAACTTATCACACCGACCGTCGCACATGGTATCTTCGCGGGTATATTTTACAGCATTCGAAAACAGATTGGCATAAACTTGAGAAATAAGCCCCACATCAGCAATGATGCGAACCTCTTGGTCCGGCACCCCTCCCATGCTGGTATCCAACCGGATTCCTCGCTCCTCAAATCTTGAACGATAGCGCTCCAGTTGAGGTTCTATGATCTGCTTAAGCAGATTGCAAGGACGCTTTTCAACAATATACCGTCCCTCCTCAAAATGCTGCCTACGTAAAAGAGTCTCCAGAAAAAGACTGGTTTGCTCATAATGACTGTGAATTTCATTAAACTGAAGGACAAGGCCGTTATAAAGCTGATCCAATTCATAACTGACTTCGTCCACGGACTTTCTGTACACCTCGCTGCGAAGGGTGCGGATATTTTCAATACGGTCCCGAAGCCGGTTGTAAAAGAGCTTAAAATACATATTCGGGACAATTACATTATGCCCCACGTCCTTAACCAGATTACGGACAAAGACCAAGTGCTCCTGTCCCTTGCGGCGTAAGAGCTTGCTGTGCAGCTGAAAACCGACCCGGTTTACAAATTTTTCAAAAAATAAAGACTGATGATCGGAGAGGTCTTCCATATTATAAAACTCAAAACATCCGATCACATCCCCGGCAGGCTTGAAAGGAAGCTGATCCACCAACTCGATATTACCCCGGATGGGAATAAAAAGGTGCCCGGCATTAAAGATCTTTTCCAGAGGAACGGAGCTGCATACCGGAGCACGAGTTTCTGTTCGCCCTACAGGGACGAATTCGTCCGGACCTTTAGCGAGATAAAGCCTACAGTCAAGACCAAAAAGAGTTCTCGGAACAGCAGTACTCACGGCAAAAAAATCTTCCAGTGAGTCAAATTCCTGTGCGAGGTCGAAGAAGATCATCAATGCCCGCTTTTCTGTCGCGGAAAAGGAATAATCCTTATAATCGTCCATTTTTTCGTGAATACGCCGCTGAATATGATGCATCTTATCCGGAGCGGGACCCAAAGGAAGCTGGAAACCTTCGCCTAGCGGACCTTCCTGCTCGTATGAAAAAACATCAACACTTTTCTTTTCACTACTCATAAATTTATCCGGGGTTCATGACATGAAGGGGCTACTACCCATTATACGATTACCGATAGAAAGGGGCAAGCAGTAAGATCTTTTTTACGGTCCTAACAATATTTACTGTATTCGCATTTTATGAGACAGTCCGCCCATCAAACCATTTTTAGGGAAACCATCATGCCCGAAATTATTCTCATTCAAATATCCGGCGCGGACAAACCCGGCCTGACCTCAGCTCTGACAGGGGTTCTGGCTGGCTACGGCATTGATATTCTGGACATCGGACAGAGTGTAATCCACAGCCAACTGGTGCTTGGCATACTAATCCGTATTCCGCCGGAATCGGAGTCAGCCCCTGTACTCAAGGACATTATGTTCAAAGGGTACGAGCTGGGGGTAAACGTTAAATTCAAGCCTACCCAGTCCGATAAGTACATGGCGTGGGTGAATGAACAGGGAAAACCAAGACACATTGCCACCCTTGTGGGTAACAAGCTCACCGGTTCCCATATTTCAAGAATTACAAAAATTATCGCGGACAACGGATTGAACATCGATATGATCCATCGACTCTCCGGACGTATTCCCATGAACGGTGAGCCTGCACCGAGACATGCCTGCGTTGAATTTTCCGTCCGCGGAATCCCAGAAGATCTGGATCGCATGCGGTCCAACTTTCTGGAAATGGCAGCTGAAGATCAGGTTGATATAGCTCTGCAGGAAGACAATGTGTTTCGCAGAAACAGACGGCTGGTGGCTTTCGATATGGACTCCACCCTTATCCAGACGGAAGTTATCGATGAGCTGGCCAGAGCGGCTGGTTCCGGTGAAAAAGTCAGCCGGATTACCGAATCAGCCATGCGCGGGGAAATCGACTTCAAGGAAAGCCTGCGTCAGCGTCTGGCAACCCTTAAAGGACTGGACGAATCTGTAATGGAAGAAATCGCACGCAGGCTGCCCATTACCGAAGGGGCCGAACGGCTCATCACCAACCTGAAAAAATTCGGCTACAAAACAGCCATCATCTCCGGCGGATTTACTTATTTCGGCGAAAAGCTGCAGGAAAAGCTGGGTGTGGATTACGTCTACGCCAACCGTCTTGAAATCAAGGACGGAAAGCTGACCGGCGGAGTCATCGGCGACATTGTGGACGGAGCTAAGAAAGCGGAACTATTATGTAAGATCGCGGAAAAAGAAAAGATCAGCCTGCAACAGTCCATTGCCGTGGGTGACGGAGCAAACGACCTGCCCATGCTTTCCATTGCCGGGCTGGGTATCGCCTTTCACGCTAAGCCCAAAGTCAAGCAGGATGCCCGCCAGTCCATCTCCCATTTCGGTCTTGATTCCATTCTTTACCTGATAGGTTTACGCGACAGGGATACGGATTAAGGCTCCCTGCTTTTTTACAGCATGTATTAAAAAAAGAATCCCCGGAAAGTACAACCTTCCGGGGATTTTTTCATGCCTTATTTTTGCTGATCCGCCTTTAACTGTCCACAGGCGGCTTTAATATCCTGCCCCATGGATCTGCGGATGGTGGCGGTTATTTTTTTATCCCAGAGATACTTTTCAAACGCCAGCACCTTATCTCTGGCCGGAGCCTTATAGAGCGGCTTGTCGCCGGGATTGTAAGCAATCAGATTAACCTTGCAGCGACGGTGCCCGAGTAATTTCACCAATTGTCTGGCGTGTTCAATGGAATCATTCACCCCGCCGAGGAGCAGGTATTCGTAAGTTACCTTTTCCCGGGGCTTGAGCGGAAAACGGTCCATGGCGGCCAGCAGATCTTCAATATGTGTCTTGGCCGCTTTGGGCATGATCTTCTCACGCAGTTCCTGAGTGGGCGCATGCAGCGATATGGCAGGAAGAGTAAGCCCGGTTTCACCCAGTTCTTCAAGCTGCTTGACGAAACCGACGGAAGAAACTGTTATCCGCCGGGGCACAAAGGAAAGTCCGTCGGGATTATTCAGGTTACGCAAAGTACGTATGAGATTATCAAGGTTGAGCAAAGGTTCGCCCATACCCATGAAAACCAGATTTTTGAGCGGATCAAGACCGTTTTCCCGCAGATATTTGCGACCAGCCAGAACCTGCCCAAGCATTTCGGACATACTCATGTTGCGTTCAAAGCCCATCAGCCCGGTATTACAGAAGGTGCAACCCATAGCACAGCCGACCTGAGTAGACAGGCACTGGGTGTAACGCCCTTCCATGGGGATAAGCACGGTTTCCACCAATGCTCCGTCATTCAGCCTTAAGAGAAGCTTGATCGTTCCGTCTTTACTGGTCTGAACCACGTCCACCTGCGGATGGTTGATAACCGCCTTGCTCTTCAGGTCTTCACGCAAATTTTTAGCGAGGTTGGTCATGGAGTCGAAATCCGCAACCCCCTTCTGCCAGAGCCACTGCCAGATCTGATCGGTGCGGAAACGCGGTGCCTTAAGTTCCTGCGAGACAAATGTTTCAAGCTCGCTGTATTCCAAATCAAGTATATCTATCATTATTTCATTTTACCCGGATTAAAACGGACAATATAAATCTTGGTTGCCACCCATTTAATAGTCAACAATTCCATTTCCTCTACTTCCACAAAATCTTTTACCATTGGCGGCAGAGAATCAATGAAAGGTTTCAGTTGATAATAATCAATGGACGAAAGCAGCAGCACCGCATTCTTGAATTCGGTGTTCTTCAGATACTGATAAACGGGGTATTTTTCCGCGTCCGGATGTTCTTGTTTAAAAAGATCAGCAGCGATATCCGGAGTAGCTAGAACCTGCATCAGGTCGCCGGAACGCGCTTCGGAACCGAGCGAGTACATGCAGCTTTCATCCTTGGCAAGCTTTTTAAGGTAATAGACCACATCCGGAAACAGCTTGATAAAGAAAGGACGGTGCAGAACGAGCGTGCTTTCATCTGAAAATTCACTAAGCCTGTCAGTAACGGCCTGTGCGAGTATGGGCATGGGCCTGTTCTCGGTCAGGGAGTTATAGGAAGGCAGAGCCCGATAATAAAAAGGCATTATCGCTGTGATGGCCAGAGAACCCACTAGAATATGAAGTGCAGGGCGTTCCGACTGCTTGATGCTCACAACCAAAAGCACAAGAAAAAAGGCTCCTAGAGCAATAAAAAACGGAAACATCAATTCCATGTACTGGCCTACAGGCACCCGGTCCGCAAGGTTGACCGATACACTCATTGATTTGAAAGAGCGGTAACCAAGCATAGCCGCCATGGATAAAATCCAGACAAACCCCATTTCGAAAAGGGTGCGATACATCTTATCCCGCTTTGCATTGACCAACCAGTCGCAGACCAGAATGGAAAGGACAGGCAGCACCGGAAGCATGTAGCGGTTCGATTTCAGTTTGAAAAGCAGGGTAAATACCAGCAGATAAACCAGAAAAACGCAGGCCATAAACACATATTTTTCGTTAAACTTTTCCCGGACAGAACGCCAGATGCCGTAAACAGTCCCGAATACGTATCCACCCCACGGGAAGAAAATCACGGTCAGGGTATCAAAGTAAGGGTCTAGGCTGCCCAGCTTGCTAGCCAGCTTAGAACTTGTAGAAGCGGTGTTATGAAAAAACTGGCCCACTAAACCTTGAGTGTAATCAAATCCGCTGCTCAGCCATGCAAAATACAACCAAAGAAAAAAGGGAACACACCCGGCAAGGAACCATAAAAGCAGAATATTGCGTTCCTTCCACTTGGCCGCAACGAGCCCTTTTATATTGAACGCGGAAAGAAAAGAAACAGGCTCCCCTGCTTCATGTTTTCGGCTCACGTTGTGGCGAATTCCAACTGCCAGCGCAAACCCGGCCATAGGTAAAAAAGCGAAAGGCCCCTTTGCCAGTACTCCCAGAGCGGTTAGAATCGCCCCGCCAAAGGCCACGCGATATCTTCTGTCACCAAGGTAATACAGCATATAAAAATACGTAGCCCAAGTGACGCAGCAGGCAAAGACAACATCCACTTTCATCATCACAGCCATGAACTTGAAAAGGACGGAACTCTGCAGGATCACCCCGGCCAAAAGACCGGTGGCAGGACCAAATAATTTGCGGCCGCTTAGAGCTGTGCCCAGCACCATGAGAACGGAACAGATGATTGTAGGCAAACGCAGCAAACCAAGAGTACCGGAACCGAAGTTCCTCAGTGAGGAAAGCCATGCAAAAGGATACATAACCCAATAAGTAAGCGGGGGTTTCTCCATTCGTGGAATGCCGTCAAACATCGGAGCCAGCAGATTACCGCTGTGGAACATCTCATAAACCGCGCGGGCATACTTGGGTTCATCAATGTCGTAAAAATAATTCAGCCATGTTCCGTAAAAAGAAACCGTAGCGGAAAAGATAAGGAGTAAACCGAGCAGCAGAAGCCAGTTTTTGCGGCAAAATCCGTTTATGTCAGATTCGTATTTATTTTCCATATGATGTAATCCAATTGCTATTGTTTTTCCTGTGCAAAACTATATAAGCCCTGCAAGTGCTACCCACTACCAGAGATCGCCCGGCAAGTCGAAACCCTGGGGACTGGATTAAATGAACGTGATAGGATACTAATTTAACATATCCTACTTAAATTTATCATGAGGCTGCGATGCGTTTTTCATTATTGGCAAGACTACTTTTTCTAGCGGTTATTTTTTTCATGCAGCCCGCAGCGGCCAAAGCCTCTCCTCCGCTCTTAGCAATCGGCAGTTTCCTTACCCCTTCCGGTATACCTTCCACTGAATTCAGAAATTTTGTTGAACAAAAATTAATTGAATCGGGCTTTAGCTGCGCTAATTGCACTGAAGATCACCGGAAATCAAGATACTCCCTTTCCGGTCTGATGGTAAAAAATGATAAAGGAACATCTTTCTCTGCCCTGCTGACCGATAATTTCCATCTGGAACCAGATGTTTTTATTAAAGGTAAACAGATGGGAGGCATCTCATCGGAACCTGCGGCGGCAAAGCTCGCCGATTCAGCTGCAAAACTCATTGCAAACCAGTCTGTTGCTTCTATTGAAGTTAACGGTGACTCCCGGCTGACTCCCAACGCAGTCATGGCTTTGGCCCAGATTGTGCCCGGAGAAAAAGCCACCCCGCAAAAAATTATTGCCGGACGGATAATTCTTGAAAATTGCGGACTCTTTGAAAAATCCAGAATCTACCTGACTCCGGACCCGGAAGGCCGCAAAGTAAAAATTTCCGTAACCGAAAGGGAATCAATTGTCCCGGGAACAATGCCCGGACCTGGTAAAGTCATGCTGGATAATATCCTTGGCCCTCCGAATGCCGATCTTCCCGAATTTCCAGCCGTTCCCGACGCAAAATTCACTGAATTACATAATGGAACAAGCGCCGGATATCTGGCCTACAGGGCCGAGGACATCATCGCCCGCTTCAGTCATGAGGAACAGGATTTCGGTGTGGAAGATGTAAAAGAACTGGTCGCTGTTGCAAATGCGATCAGGAACAAAATAACCCGCAATGATTCACCTTGCCGGGACATGTGCATAATCATGCTGAAAATGTGTTCCATGCTGGATTCTAAAACCATCCACACCATTACGGAAGAATTACGATCGGGCATGGAATTGAATACTGCGGGTTCAGACTCACTGGAAAATAATCTGCAACGCATTGAATTCTTGACACAAGCCTACAGCTCTGCACGGGAAGCACAGCTTATACTGACTTCCCGGATATTCCATGACCGAATTCATTCCCCGGTGGTCCCCTGGATTCTGTTTTCATTAGGCCAGCAGGATCTCAAAGCAGAAGACATTACCCGAGCCGCTCCTCTGCTGAACGGTGCGATCTCTGTTTCTTCTTTGCCGGTATCCCCGGAAATGCTACTGACCGCTGCCAAAGCACAATACAGCAACCTTGACTGTGAAGCAGGTTCCGCCGCCACCGCGCAGCTGAAACCACTGCTGGCCGACCCTGATCTGGACAACGAACTGCGCAGGCAGATTCAATCCCTGTCCCGACTGGACGGACTGTGCGATACGGCCACCTCCATCACGGACAAAGACAGCTTCGAACGGCAACTTCAAAAGGGAGACGCGCTCATCCTTCTGGACAGACCCGATCTGGCTGAGCCTATTTTCCACAAATTGCATGGCATAGAACCCGATGACGCACGCCCTTTCACGGGATTCGCCCGTCTTGCATTCCAGCGTACGGACAACCTGCTTTCAGTACGCCCCTATCTGGAGCGGGCCGAACACCTGCGCAACAAGGACCGTTATTTTTATGAACTGGCCCTTGCCTATAAGATTGAACGCATTACCGAGGAAGCCCTGCCGACAATAAAAATTAACGGTCGCAACTCCGAAGAAGCATCAGCAACCAGATTCCTGCTGCCCAAGACTCTTGAATACGCTGCCGGATATGAAAAATACAACCCTGCACAGGCAAATTTGATTAAAGCCGGGGTCAATGTGCTGGGAGAATGGCTGGCTTATCCTGTCATGACCGCAGAAGAAGCTTTCCAGAGCATGTTTGAACTGAGTCAGGGCCTTGAAAAAGAAATGGGAGAGCTTCAGGAAATACTTTCAGCGGAATTATATTTTTCCAGCTTCGCAGCCGACAAAGAAGAAGCGGACAGGCTCATATCCCGTCCCCTATCAGTAAAATCAGAACTTGAAACCAGATTCCTGCAATTGAACCTACTGATCCGCGAAATGGCTTTAAACCCATGCCCGGAAATTTTCAATGCATTGAAGCAGGCAGGCAAATCAAGCTTCTCTGATGCCACAAACAGGGAAAAAGCTGTAATCCTGAAAGCAGACGCTCTGGCAATAGCTGGCTTGTACAGCAATTCAACCGAAACACTGGAACGTGCAGGATCGCTTTATACACTTGCTTTAGATTTAAACAGCGCCAACAAAGGCAGGGTGCTCAACAATCTGGCATGCGTAAACCTTGCACTTGGCCGAATAGGCGAAGCGGATGATCTATATGATGAAGCCGTGGACATTTCCCCGGAAAAACCGGAAGTAGTTGAACTGGGGAAAATATTATCTTCTCTTTCAGGAGATGAAAGGCAAACGGCGCTTGATGAATTTGCAAAAAGAACTCATTGGACCATCAGCGGAAAAAAATCCGCAGGAGAGACCGCAGAGTCTTACGTCAGCAACGCCACTTCAGAAGAAATCCCTCAAAGGATGGACACTGTCCTGCTAGACGAAAAAAGAAGTATTTCAAGCGGGTACGACAACTACATCGGTCTGTGGATAAACTTTAACTACAACAGCAACATATGGTTATTGCCATCTTTACCGAACCTGAACATCCAGCCGCGTTAATCAGGAGCAGTCTTAATCAAGGGATTCAAGCGTCATCTCCAGCTCTTCGGCCATAAGTCGCAAAGGCTCGACACCGCCTGTAATACGCATGATCTCAATCAGAGTTTCGGCACCTAGTTTGGCTTTTCTATCTTCAGGATTAGCCTCACGGGCAAGGGTCTTGGGAGATTTGCCAAGCTTTTCAGCCAGCTCCTCCAATGAGACCGGTCCGTTGAGAACCAGATCCTGAATAGCTTTTTCAACTTTTTCTGACATTGTTATTTAACCTACTGCATTAATCGATTTTTTGATCTAGTCAGATCTATTAAACCAAAACCGAAATCCATTCAACGAAATTGCATCCGGTTTTCTGAGTGCTAAGATTATTTTAAATATCATATATAGTTATTGTTAACAGCTCAACATTGTCACAACATTGTAACAATGCCACATACAGCTAAAAACCACACATCGCAAACATCTCCTTTACTTTCAAACACTTAAATAGCAAAACAACTTTTGTAACAAAACTTGACCTAACTGTGTTAACATGCTTGTTACTCCCCTGTGACAAAAAGGTAGATCTATTTCTGTTCAGGAGCATCCTCAGGGAGGACTTTTTTTTGCCTAAACAATCACTGCATATGAGAATTCTGCTCTGGGGCTGGGGTATAATGTTATGCACCCTGCTGCTGACCTTCTGGTTTTACTATGGCACCGTCTCAGATGAGTTGACCGCCTCCAGCCGGCAGAATACTTCCCGACTTCTGAATTATGTACGTTGGAAAATCAGTCACTCCCCGATAAAACCAGGTTCTACAGATTTTCAACATGAAATCAACGAACTCGGATCACATCTCAATATCCGCATTACATATATTAAAAACGGTAAGGTCCTAGCAGATTCCAAAGTGAAGGCCGCCCGGATTCCTGAACTTGATGACCACTCCAACCGCCCGGAGGTTCTCGCTGCCGAAGCCAGTGGAACCGGTAAGAATATCCGCTACAGTAAAACCCTTCAGACGCGCATGCTCTATGTCGCGCAGGTTATGAATGAACAAGGGGAATTCCTGCGTCTGGCTATGCCCTACTCAGTGATCAGCGAAAGGCTGGACAAGGTAATGCTCCATGTCACTGTCCTGCTGGTGCTGCTCGCTTTAGGGGCAGCCATTCTACTGGTATTTGTGGGTAAACGGACCACCGCCGCAGTCAAGGAGGTCTCCGCCACGGCGCAAGCCATCGGAGAAGGTGACTACAGTAAGCGTATACGGGTCATCCCCGGAGGCGAATACGAGCCCATGGCCGAATCCATCAACACCATGGCCAAAAAGATACAGGGCCATATCCGTATTATAGAGGATCAGCGCAACCAGCTTGACGCCATGTTTGAAAACATGACCGAAGGGATTATGGTCCTTGATCCGCAAGGAAAAATTGAATCGGTCAATAAATCAATGACCGAATTGATCCCTGACACACAGAATTTCATCGGCCGTGCCCCCCTTGAGGTCATGACCAAACATGAAATTCAGGACGCAGTGGATAAAATCATCAGGCACGACAGCGAAAAGGATTCTGATTCACTCATTGTCGATCTCGCTGACGGGCGCTCCATGAATGTGACCGTATGTTCCTACAGGGATTACAAAAATCGTCGCAAACTTATTCTGGTTTTCCATGATATAAGTGAAGTAAGGCGTATAGAAAAAATCCTTCGTGACTTTGTTTCCAACGCCTCCCACCAGCTGCGCACACCATTGACCAGCATTAAAGGCTATTCGGAAACTCTGATTGACAACCCGCCCCAAGATCAAAAAATTCTGACAAATTTTCTTAAAACAATCCGTGATAACGCTGACCATATGTCTAAGGTCATCACCGGAATGTTTGCCCTTGCCCGCAGTGAGTATTCTGGGAAAAAACTGCGTGCGAGACCTACAAACCTGCAAAAAAGCATTGCTTTGAGCACGGCAAACCTCCAGAATCTCGCGGAAAACAAAAACATAAAATTGAGTAAAGAGGAAATTCCGCTGATTCATGTCACCGGAACCAGCGAAGGTCTGGTCCAGATTTTCGACAACCTCATTGAAAACGCTATCAAATACGCTCCCGAGCACACTGAAGTTGCTGTCCAGGCTGAAATTGACGCAGACTTTGCTATAATCAAAGTCGTCGATGAAGGTCCGGGCATAGCACGAGCGGACAGGGAACGCATTTTTGAAAGATTTTTTAAATTGGATGAAAACGCTGTAGGACATGGCAGTTCCGGTCTGGGACTGGCCCTGTGCCGCAGCCTTGCAAGAAACTTCAACGGCGACATCTGGGTGGAAAGCCCGGTTGACGCGGCAACGGGTACCGGATCTTCATTCTGTGTGAAACTCCCGGTAACAGCTGAACAAGCTTATGAGTCCGGGCAGGACTCATAATAAGGGGATTATCTTTAATGGATATTTACGATCTGTTTTTTTACATGTCCCTGTTTGCTGGATTCATGATGGCTTTCAATCTAGGCGCTAACGACGTGGCCAACTCCATGGCCTCCGCAGTAGGCGCCAAAGCTATCACAATTCGGCAGGCAGTATTCATCGCAGGGACCCTGAACTTTGCGGGAGCTGTTTTCCTCGGCTCGCATGTAACCGCAACGGTCAGCAAAGGAATCATCAACCCGGCGGCTATAGCCGATCCTAAAATCATCATGATCGGCATGTTCTCGGCATTGCTGGCTGCAGGATTATGGGTATTAATCTCGACGCTAACGGCCCTGCCGGTATCCTCCACCCACTCCATCGTGGGAGCCATTCTGGGTTTCGGACTCGTGGCCGGCGGACCGGACGTGGTCAATTGGCTGAAAATGGTCGGAATTGTGATGTCATGGATTATCTCTCCGTTTTTCGCAGCCATCATCGCCTATGCAATTTTCACCCATATCAGGAAAACCATCCTTTTTAAAAAGGACTTCATCTATCAGGCTAAAAAATGGGCTCCTATCTGGATGGGACTTACAGTCTTGCTGATTTCCCTTTCTTTCCTGTATAAGACTCCCATAGGAAAAAGTCTGAAGCTACCTTTTCTGGGTTCTCTGGCTCTCGGGTTTGGAATCGCCGCCGCGGTCTGGTTCGCCGGCCGTC is a window of Maridesulfovibrio sp. DNA encoding:
- a CDS encoding ATP-binding protein; this translates as MPKQSLHMRILLWGWGIMLCTLLLTFWFYYGTVSDELTASSRQNTSRLLNYVRWKISHSPIKPGSTDFQHEINELGSHLNIRITYIKNGKVLADSKVKAARIPELDDHSNRPEVLAAEASGTGKNIRYSKTLQTRMLYVAQVMNEQGEFLRLAMPYSVISERLDKVMLHVTVLLVLLALGAAILLVFVGKRTTAAVKEVSATAQAIGEGDYSKRIRVIPGGEYEPMAESINTMAKKIQGHIRIIEDQRNQLDAMFENMTEGIMVLDPQGKIESVNKSMTELIPDTQNFIGRAPLEVMTKHEIQDAVDKIIRHDSEKDSDSLIVDLADGRSMNVTVCSYRDYKNRRKLILVFHDISEVRRIEKILRDFVSNASHQLRTPLTSIKGYSETLIDNPPQDQKILTNFLKTIRDNADHMSKVITGMFALARSEYSGKKLRARPTNLQKSIALSTANLQNLAENKNIKLSKEEIPLIHVTGTSEGLVQIFDNLIENAIKYAPEHTEVAVQAEIDADFAIIKVVDEGPGIARADRERIFERFFKLDENAVGHGSSGLGLALCRSLARNFNGDIWVESPVDAATGTGSSFCVKLPVTAEQAYESGQDS
- a CDS encoding inorganic phosphate transporter is translated as MDIYDLFFYMSLFAGFMMAFNLGANDVANSMASAVGAKAITIRQAVFIAGTLNFAGAVFLGSHVTATVSKGIINPAAIADPKIIMIGMFSALLAAGLWVLISTLTALPVSSTHSIVGAILGFGLVAGGPDVVNWLKMVGIVMSWIISPFFAAIIAYAIFTHIRKTILFKKDFIYQAKKWAPIWMGLTVLLISLSFLYKTPIGKSLKLPFLGSLALGFGIAAAVWFAGRLAINKIVGDPEEGAEAVEATFRKLQVGTSCYVALSQGANDVANAIGPVAAIYLISKEHMLTAQADVPIGLLIMGGLGIAIGISLMGHKVMGTVGEKITVLTNTRGFAVDFGAASTVLTASNLGLPVSSTHAAVGAVVGVGLARGFSAVNFKILGKIVLYWVLTVPIAAITSITIFSLLKWAFI